One uncultured Tolumonas sp. genomic window carries:
- the ubiB gene encoding ubiquinone biosynthesis regulatory protein kinase UbiB: MIFSEWRRFYTIGSELLRHGLDELVPRQWQPWPVRLLRRSLFWLRNRYPTQSRGQRLRHAFETLGPVFIKFGQMLSTRRDLLPPDLAEELAQLQDRVAPFDGELARKLIERALGHPIEELFSEFDPIPLASASVAQVHTARLKENNADVVIKVIRPDIKPIINDDIRLMRLCARIITRLLPNNRLRPVEVVEEYRRTLLDELNLMSEAANTIQLRRNFENSPLLYVPHVYPDHCRENVLVMERIYGIPVSDRIALEANGTDLKLLAERGVEVFFTQVFRDSFFHADMHPGNVFVAYEHPHDPQWIGIDCGIVGTLNRQDKRYLAENFLAFFNRDYRKVAELHVKSGWVPPETKVEEFESALRTVLEPIFAKPLAEISFGHVLLNLFNTARRFNMQVQPQLVLLQKTLLYIEGLGRQLYPQLDLWQTAKPFLEHWMRQQIGPQAAWRAIKEKAPFWAEKLPDMPDLIYDTLTQVQHQQHMVKGLYQQYHQQHRRHAQSRYLLGTGAALLLGSIILLPTHEQLATAGLTISVICWLNGWWKISRR; this comes from the coding sequence ATGATTTTTAGCGAATGGCGACGCTTTTATACTATTGGCAGTGAACTATTACGCCACGGCCTCGATGAGCTGGTTCCGCGCCAGTGGCAGCCATGGCCAGTACGATTGTTGCGTCGTTCGTTATTCTGGTTGCGTAATCGCTATCCAACACAATCACGCGGCCAACGTCTGCGCCATGCCTTCGAAACACTCGGCCCAGTCTTTATCAAATTTGGCCAGATGTTATCGACCCGGCGGGACTTATTACCGCCCGATTTAGCAGAAGAGTTAGCTCAGCTACAAGATCGCGTTGCCCCTTTTGACGGAGAGCTAGCTCGTAAACTGATTGAACGCGCGTTAGGGCATCCAATTGAAGAATTATTTTCTGAATTCGACCCCATTCCGCTCGCCTCAGCGTCTGTCGCGCAGGTGCATACTGCGCGTCTGAAAGAGAATAATGCCGACGTCGTCATTAAAGTAATCCGCCCGGACATCAAACCCATTATTAACGATGATATCCGCTTAATGCGTTTATGCGCCCGGATCATCACTCGGCTACTGCCCAACAACCGATTACGCCCGGTAGAAGTCGTAGAAGAATACCGCCGCACCTTATTAGATGAACTCAATCTGATGAGTGAAGCCGCTAATACCATCCAGCTGCGACGCAATTTTGAAAACTCGCCACTTTTGTATGTGCCACATGTTTACCCGGACCATTGTCGGGAAAATGTGCTAGTGATGGAGCGGATCTACGGTATTCCTGTCTCAGATCGAATTGCGCTTGAAGCGAATGGTACTGACCTGAAACTACTGGCAGAACGCGGGGTGGAAGTCTTTTTTACTCAGGTTTTCCGCGACAGTTTTTTCCACGCCGATATGCACCCCGGTAATGTCTTCGTTGCTTATGAGCATCCCCACGATCCACAATGGATCGGTATTGATTGCGGCATCGTTGGCACCTTAAATCGTCAGGATAAGCGTTATCTGGCCGAAAATTTCCTTGCCTTCTTTAATCGCGATTACCGAAAGGTCGCTGAATTGCATGTTAAATCGGGCTGGGTGCCGCCAGAAACGAAAGTAGAGGAATTTGAATCCGCACTGCGAACAGTGCTGGAACCGATTTTTGCTAAACCACTGGCGGAAATTTCATTTGGCCATGTATTGCTGAATTTGTTCAATACCGCACGTCGTTTCAATATGCAGGTGCAACCACAGTTAGTGTTACTGCAAAAAACACTGCTTTATATTGAAGGATTAGGCCGTCAGCTTTATCCACAATTAGATCTGTGGCAAACCGCCAAGCCATTTCTGGAACACTGGATGCGCCAGCAAATTGGGCCACAAGCTGCATGGCGAGCGATTAAAGAGAAAGCGCCGTTCTGGGCTGAAAAATTACCTGATATGCCCGATCTGATTTACGATACCCTGACACAAGTTCAGCATCAGCAACATATGGTGAAAGGGCTGTATCAGCAATATCATCAGCAACATCGACGTCACGCTCAATCCCGGTATCTGCTGGGCACCGGAGCCGCATTGTTGCTGGGCAGCATTATTTTATTACCCACTCATGAACAGTTAGCAACGGCTGGCTTAACCATTAGCGTTATTTGCTGGCTTAACGGCTGGTGGAAGATTTCCCGCCGCTAA
- the hemB gene encoding porphobilinogen synthase, whose amino-acid sequence MPQFISSSFPLRRPRRVRKHEFSRRLVRENRLSVDDLIYPMFVLDGENRRESISSMPGIERLSLDLLLKEAEELVQLGIPAIALFPVIPAEQKSLLAEEAYNDDGLVPRVVRALKEHFPELGVITDVALDPYTIHGQDGIIDDEGYVLNDLTTDILVRQALCHAQAGADVVAPSDMMDGRIKAIRAALEQRNLINTQIMAYSAKYASNYYGPFRDAVGSSANLGKSNKNTYQMDPANSNEAIQEVGLDIQEGADMVMVKPGMPYLDIVYRVKQQFAVPTFAYQVSGEYAMHMAAIQNGWLKERECIMESLLCFKRAGADGILTYFAKQAAIWLQEEK is encoded by the coding sequence ATGCCGCAATTTATATCATCATCTTTTCCACTTCGTCGTCCACGTCGCGTCCGCAAACATGAATTCAGTCGCCGTTTAGTACGTGAAAATCGATTGAGTGTGGATGATCTCATCTATCCAATGTTTGTATTGGATGGCGAAAACCGTAGAGAAAGCATCAGCAGCATGCCCGGTATTGAGCGTTTGTCTCTTGATCTCTTGCTCAAAGAAGCAGAAGAATTGGTTCAGTTAGGCATTCCAGCCATTGCATTATTCCCGGTCATTCCAGCCGAGCAAAAAAGCCTGTTAGCGGAAGAAGCGTATAACGATGATGGATTAGTTCCGCGGGTAGTCCGCGCGCTGAAAGAGCATTTTCCTGAACTCGGTGTGATCACGGACGTTGCTCTTGATCCTTATACGATACATGGTCAAGATGGCATTATTGACGACGAAGGTTATGTCCTGAATGATCTGACTACTGATATTCTGGTTCGTCAGGCACTCTGTCATGCTCAGGCCGGTGCAGATGTCGTCGCCCCCTCAGATATGATGGATGGCCGCATCAAGGCTATTCGTGCTGCGTTAGAACAACGTAATCTCATCAACACACAGATCATGGCCTATTCTGCAAAATACGCATCCAACTATTATGGCCCATTCCGTGATGCCGTCGGCTCTTCCGCTAATCTGGGCAAAAGTAATAAGAATACCTACCAGATGGACCCAGCCAACAGTAACGAAGCCATACAGGAAGTCGGTCTCGATATTCAGGAAGGTGCTGACATGGTGATGGTGAAACCTGGTATGCCTTACCTTGATATCGTCTACCGGGTTAAGCAACAATTTGCAGTTCCTACATTCGCCTATCAGGTCAGTGGGGAATACGCTATGCATATGGCGGCCATCCAGAATGGCTGGCTGAAAGAGCGTGAATGTATTATGGAATCTCTACTTTGTTTCAAACGCGCTGGGGCTGACGGCATACTGACTTATTTTGCCAAACAAGCAGCCATTTGGTTACAAGAAGAGAAATAG
- the ubiE gene encoding bifunctional demethylmenaquinone methyltransferase/2-methoxy-6-polyprenyl-1,4-benzoquinol methylase UbiE has translation MHMSDNTHFGFKTVAETEKEHLVADVFHSVAEKYDLMNDLMSFGIHRLWKRFTIDCAGVRPGQKILDLAGGTGDLTAKFSRLVGDSGEVVLADINDSMLKVGREKLRNKGLVNNIRYVQANAEALPFPDNYFDLITIGFGLRNVTHKDQALASMYRALKPGGRLLVLEFSKPTNVVMSKLYDFYSFKVLPKMGQLVAKDSDSYQYLAESIRMHPDQETLKAMMETVGFEQVTYHNLTQGVVALHRGFKF, from the coding sequence TTGCACATGTCGGACAACACTCATTTCGGCTTCAAGACCGTTGCAGAAACTGAAAAAGAACATCTGGTTGCGGATGTTTTTCATTCTGTGGCAGAGAAATATGACCTGATGAATGACCTGATGTCATTTGGCATTCATCGTCTCTGGAAACGCTTTACCATTGATTGTGCTGGTGTCCGTCCGGGGCAAAAGATCTTAGATCTAGCCGGTGGAACGGGTGATCTAACGGCTAAATTCTCCCGTTTAGTCGGTGACAGCGGTGAAGTGGTGCTGGCCGATATTAACGATTCCATGCTGAAAGTTGGCCGTGAAAAACTGCGCAACAAAGGTCTGGTGAATAATATCCGTTATGTGCAAGCCAATGCAGAAGCACTTCCCTTCCCGGATAATTATTTTGATCTGATCACCATCGGTTTTGGCCTGCGTAATGTAACGCACAAAGATCAGGCGCTGGCTTCGATGTATCGCGCACTGAAACCAGGCGGACGTTTGTTAGTGTTAGAGTTTTCCAAACCGACCAATGTCGTCATGTCCAAATTATATGACTTCTACTCATTTAAGGTACTGCCGAAAATGGGACAACTGGTCGCGAAAGACAGTGACAGTTACCAATATCTGGCAGAGTCGATCCGCATGCATCCTGATCAGGAAACACTGAAAGCCATGATGGAAACAGTCGGTTTTGAACAGGTGACCTATCACAACCTGACCCAAGGTGTAGTGGCTTTGCACCGCGGCTTCAAATTCTAA
- a CDS encoding SCP2 sterol-binding domain-containing protein → MTLSPLSTALGALLETGLNQLLSLDPHSRDRSKPLHGKVLKLELQGIPAIWLMFSPHQVDVLAAYEHPAHASLNLKWQGLQVLRQPENLSRYIREERLDLQGDPALFHAFSHLFSELQIDWEEQLSAYTGDVLAHWLFRGAKKIQKCAAQQWQLSQQDLREAITEEWQLAPGPLQLAAFCDDVGALVHDSEQLLQRAEQLFQRSAQ, encoded by the coding sequence ATGACGCTGTCACCTTTGAGCACCGCACTGGGCGCTTTGCTCGAAACCGGATTGAACCAGCTATTGTCGCTCGATCCTCACTCTCGTGATCGCAGCAAACCACTGCACGGCAAAGTGCTGAAACTGGAGTTGCAAGGTATTCCCGCAATCTGGCTGATGTTTTCACCCCATCAGGTCGATGTTTTAGCCGCTTATGAACACCCAGCGCATGCCAGTCTCAATTTAAAATGGCAGGGCTTACAAGTCTTACGCCAACCGGAAAATCTGAGCCGTTATATCCGCGAAGAACGCCTTGATCTACAAGGTGACCCAGCCTTGTTTCATGCTTTTAGCCATTTATTCAGTGAATTACAGATCGACTGGGAAGAACAGCTTTCTGCTTATACTGGCGATGTATTAGCTCACTGGCTATTCCGTGGTGCCAAGAAAATACAAAAATGCGCCGCTCAACAATGGCAACTAAGTCAGCAAGATCTACGCGAAGCCATTACCGAAGAGTGGCAACTGGCCCCAGGACCATTACAACTGGCCGCTTTTTGCGATGATGTTGGCGCATTGGTACATGACAGTGAACAACTGCTGCAACGCGCCGAGCAATTGTTTCAGCGGAGTGCACAATGA
- a CDS encoding L,D-transpeptidase family protein, giving the protein MKFVIFALGLLFGVAANATIMPKADLVVVKKSQYSLTLYSKGVALKRYWVALGPNPKGAKVREGDYKTPEGRYLLDYKKTDSNYYKAFHISYPSVADMKRAQQMGVNPGSQVLLHGQRKGSIMSDQTLQRSNWTNGCIALINADMDELWDSIEPGTPIEIRP; this is encoded by the coding sequence ATGAAGTTTGTTATTTTTGCTCTAGGTTTGTTATTTGGTGTTGCAGCAAACGCAACGATAATGCCTAAAGCCGATCTTGTTGTAGTAAAAAAATCGCAATATAGCCTGACCTTGTATTCAAAGGGTGTCGCTTTGAAACGTTACTGGGTGGCGCTGGGTCCAAATCCGAAAGGTGCAAAGGTACGAGAAGGTGATTATAAAACACCCGAAGGTCGCTATTTGCTCGATTATAAAAAGACAGATTCGAATTATTATAAGGCATTTCATATATCTTATCCTAGCGTGGCAGATATGAAACGAGCCCAACAAATGGGCGTTAACCCTGGTAGTCAGGTTTTATTACATGGGCAACGTAAGGGGTCGATAATGAGCGACCAAACCTTACAGCGTTCTAACTGGACTAATGGTTGTATTGCGTTGATAAATGCTGATATGGATGAGTTGTGGGACTCTATAGAGCCAGGAACTCCAATTGAAATCCGCCCATGA
- a CDS encoding 7-cyano-7-deazaguanine/7-aminomethyl-7-deazaguanine transporter, translating to MLFTENQSRQALWRLSLFHILIIASSNYLVQLPIEILGVHTTWGAFSFPFIFLATDLTVRIFGSLLARRIILCAMLPALLLSYLLSVLFNAGEFQGLAQIAQFNLFVARIACASFMAYLLGQILDISVFSKLRQLPQWWIAPVASTIIGNMLDTVAFFGIAFYKSPDPFMAAHWVEIAAVDYAVKLLISIGLFVPAYGVLLRYLTRKLFGQTTVNWQTV from the coding sequence ATGCTATTTACCGAAAACCAGTCACGGCAGGCGCTGTGGCGTTTATCGCTGTTCCACATCCTGATCATTGCCTCCAGTAACTATCTGGTGCAATTGCCAATCGAAATTTTGGGTGTTCATACCACCTGGGGCGCATTTAGCTTCCCGTTTATTTTTCTGGCAACGGATCTTACTGTGCGGATTTTTGGCTCATTATTGGCACGTCGTATTATTTTATGTGCGATGTTACCGGCCTTGCTGCTCTCATATTTATTATCGGTGTTGTTTAATGCCGGTGAATTTCAGGGGCTGGCGCAAATTGCCCAGTTTAATTTGTTTGTGGCGCGTATTGCCTGTGCCAGTTTCATGGCTTATTTGCTCGGGCAGATTCTGGATATCTCGGTATTCAGTAAATTGCGGCAATTACCGCAATGGTGGATAGCACCAGTGGCTTCGACCATCATCGGTAATATGCTGGATACCGTGGCATTTTTTGGTATCGCGTTCTATAAAAGCCCAGATCCATTTATGGCGGCGCACTGGGTGGAAATTGCAGCGGTAGATTATGCCGTGAAACTGTTGATCAGTATTGGCTTGTTCGTGCCGGCATATGGCGTGTTGCTGCGTTATCTGACCCGTAAATTATTCGGGCAGACCACAGTAAACTGGCAAACTGTCTGA